From a region of the Triticum aestivum cultivar Chinese Spring chromosome 7D, IWGSC CS RefSeq v2.1, whole genome shotgun sequence genome:
- the LOC123166499 gene encoding uncharacterized protein translates to MEQALRDHAPARAAGRRPTRFTALELAAAEQLLHLSESSCSSGAAFTPLGSRTAASAACSSSSPPSVNAPPAATARDPVVGLGADHEEEDDEQEVGGRPRVSRRYRSVAELYDATDPAGARRRKGKAVAGGTTEERRK, encoded by the coding sequence ATGGAGCAGGCCCTCCGCGACCACGCGCCGGCCAGGGCGGCGGGGCGCAGGCCGACGCGGTTCACGGCTCTGGAGCTCGCGGCGGCCGAGCAGCTCCTCCACCTCAGCGAGAGCAGCTGCTCCTCGGGCGCCGCCTTCACGCCGCTAGGATCGAGGACCGCCGCGTCGGcggcctgctcctcctcctcgcctccctcCGTCAACGCTCCGCCTGCCGCAACCGCGCGCGACCCCGTCGTCGGCCTCGGCGCGGAtcacgaggaggaggacgacgagcagGAGGTGGGCGGGAGGCCGCGCGTGAGCAGGAGGTACCGCTCGGTAGCGGAGTTGTACGACGCTACGGATCCGGCTGGAGCGCGCCGGAGAAAGGGCAAGGCCGTCGCCGGCGGCACAACGGAGGAGAGGAGGAAGTAG